The genomic window ACAGGCCGAGAACATTGGGGCTGTTCAGCTTAAAGAAAAGGTTGTGTGGGGATCTCATAGAAGCCTTCCAGTATCTGGAGGGGGCCTACAGGGAAGCCAGAGAGGGACTCTTCATCGGGAACTGCAATGATAGGACAGAGAGTAGCAGGTATAAATTGAAAGAGAGGAAATTTAGGTTAGCTattaggaagatttttttttttttttttttttttttttttttttttttttttttttttttgtgagggtggcgagacactggaacaggttgtccagagaagctgtcgATGCCCCACACCTGGCAGTATTCAAAGCCACACTGGTTGGAGCCTTGAGCAGCGTGGTCTAGCGGGAGGCGTCCCTTCCCGTAGCACAGGGGCTGGACCAAGATGAACTTCAGAGATCGATTTCAGCCCCTTTCCGTTTTACGATTCTGTGTAGAACGTCCAAAAGCCGTGACAAACACGCGATGCGGGGCCAaaagaggagggaggggagccGGCTCCGGGCCGCGGCGGCCGAAGGGTTACGGGAGCCGCATGCGCCGGGCGGGGCGGTGCTCCGGGCGGGCTGGCTCGGGGTTGGGCCTCGCCGCTGCCCGCCGCGCTCTGGGGGTGCGGGCGGCGCTGGGATGCCGGGCCGGGAGGCGGAGGTACGGCTGCGCCAGGCCGGGCCCAGCTGGGTCGGGTCGGGTCGGGTCGCTGCGCCGGGCCCTCCTCGCTCGCTCTGCCGGGGAGAGGCCGGGGGCAGCGCCCCGATGGGAGGCGAGGGGGGCTCGCTGCACCCCCTGCGCTGCTGCGCCGTGTTCCGCGGCCTCGGGGTAGCGGGGGGACGGGGGGACGGGTCCTGCCCCGTGACGGTCTGGGTCTGGACGGACCTCGGGGCCATTGCTGGCTCGGAGCGTGCCCCACTCTGCTTCTGATCTGTCCGTGCTTTCTAGTCTGTCGTGATTCGCGCAGAAACTCGTTCTTCATTAGCAAACACCGTTATATGTTTATAATAGTATAAACCCTCTCTAAACACCTAAAAATCTTCACCCTGCCGTGGGCTCTGTGTCTCCTGCGGTATTATTTCCCGAGAAGTGCCGGGCGGCGGCAGGTGCTGTGGGTAGTAGCAAAGGCAACCTCAGCTGAGCAGGCCGTGCGGGGCTTTTGAGTGCGTTTGGGCCGGGTTTGGGTCTGGGACTGGGTCTGGGTCTGGGCAGGGTTCCCCGCCAGTGCCCCTGGCAGCGGGGGACCGTGGTGTGAGCgtgggagggaagggttggAGATGCCTCCAGCAGAGGTGGATTGGATTGTGGCAAAGGTACAGGTAGGTGGTGGGAAGGGGACACCTATTTCCTTTGCTGTGGCAAAGGGTAACCAAATGGCTCCTAGTACATTTGATGTTCAGAAAACTCTTAACAAACCACCGAATTTCAGGGAGATTCTGGAACAATctcagaaaaggcagagaacccaaaaaacacaaaacttgATCAGCCTTAGAAAAGGCCTGGAAAACCTTCCTGTATTCCTGTACCCTAAGCAGCTGTCCTTAACATCTGGGGTCATTACGCCTTCCTTTCTATAGCCTGTGATGTATTAGCTGAAATATTTCCTCTTGTgccatttttaattaaatggcTGTTTAAAGTTCTAGTCTTCCTCTTCCAGATGCATCCAGTCCTAAAGGCCTTTGTGTGTGGCTCCATCAGTGGCACTTGTTCCACGCTCCTCTTCCAGCCCCTTGACCTGCTGAAAACCCGCCTGCAAACTCTGCAGCCTGCTGTGAATGGGTGAGAGGAGGGGGATGTGTCTGCGTGGGGGGCCTGGAGGTGCTCTGCCATAGGCTTCTGCCTTATTTGCTGGCTGGGGCTTGGAGTTCAGAGCTGTAATCTGGGAAATCAGGCTTTGTAAAAGAGGaggtatatttttatattacgGAGAAGGATTGTTATTTTGTTCCAGAAGAACAAAAATGTCTGTGAGTGGTTATGAGTGCCACTGGAATAAGTTGTAACCTCAACATTTGTTCTCATCTGAGAGACTGGTGTTTGCTGGAGTAGCTACCGTGCAGTTTCATTTTTTCAGTCCTCTGcctgaaaaaaatcctgtgtGGTTGTCAGGTAATTTTTCATGCATGCAGCTTGTTGTAGTCAACCTACAATCTGTTGCTGCTAGCAAAGGGAATGAGCAACTAAAACCACTAATGGGTGTTAAAAGTTGTGAGATACAGAAGGTGATGGAGAAGCCCTGGAAAGAGCGACCAAGAAGAGCAGATGGAGCTGAGGAAGAGCACCTTGGAAGTGCTGAGTTAATGCACAGAGATACGAGTGAAAGAGGTGGCTGTGGAATACATCTGCCAAGGTCATTTCTTCAGTTCCTCTCTTGTCTTTCTTTCAGGTCTGGTCGTGCTGGGATGGTAACACTGCTCTTTAGGGTTGTTCGTACTGAGAGtattctggggctctggaaagGTGTCTCTCCAGTAAGTGGCTGGTTTAACTCTGACTtgtaaaaataagtaaatagaTAAGCTTACTGTTTATTGCTAATTATGTCTGCCTGAATTTAATAGCCAACTCTTGTACAATTATGAGTGAAATTACATGATTTAGATTACATCCTATTTTAAGAAGTTAATGTTGTGAATTTCACTGATTTGGTTATAGCAGTCCTGAGCAGCTGAACATTTGAATACTTTTGCAAATGTGGTGTGGCAACTGCAATAACTTAATTTTGGTTTGGAATATCTTGTTCCTAGAAAACTGACATTGAGGAATGCAATAAATCCTGGCATCATTTGAATAATTTGTCTGTCAGTGCCATAAATGATTTCTaccttattttctttcctcagcaTGTTAGCTTTAGTGATATTTTTGTCTTCTACAAAGTTTCCTGTCAAGTTGAACAGTGTCAGAAATGTTTTGTAGTATATTTTGTCTTATGtaagcttttcctttcttcatctGCTTCTGTTTCTCCTGAAGTCCTTTGCAAGATGTATTCCTGGGGTTGGGATTTACTTCAGCACTTTGTACATGATGAAGCAAAAGTTTCTTGTGGACCGTTCACCCACAGCCCTGGAGTCTGTTTTCCTGGGTGCCGCTGCTCGTGCAGTTTCTGGGATTTGCATGTTGCCAGTGACTGTCGTGAAGACCCGATATGAGGTATGACTTTCCAATTAGTCCCGATTTCACCTCAGTTCACACATTGCACAGGAAATGAAATTTGAGCAAGAAGATGAAATAGAATTTGCCCTAAGATTTATAAGTTTCAGTTGTATACAATGTTTGTGTAGCATCTTCCATATGTTACCTCCCTGAAGGATTCTTTTAAAGGCTGAGTTAGGTGAAAACCGGTTTTTGCCTTGGGTTGTCCTCTGTGTTGCCTTCTTGGGCATCACATTAAGTTCGCAATTTGTTTGGATATTATATCCTCAGGGTGCGTGTAGGGCTCCTCAACCTGTGCCTGGCACGTGGATGACTGACCTTTGTCTGCTCTTGCAGAGTGGAAGATTTGGCTATGGGAGTGTGTATGGAGCCCTGAAGAGTATCTATCAGACTGAAGGGGCTCGTGGCATGTTCAGTGGGCTCACAGCAACGCTGCTGAGGGATGCGCCCTTCTCTGGCATCTACCTGATGTTCTACACGCAGACCAAAAACCTCACACCTCAGGGTGAGGCTGAATGTTGGATGCTGGAGTGGAAAATGTTCCTCTTCTCAGAtcttgccctgcagctggcagcctgcATGCTCTGCTTGTTGCCTTCCACTTTGGAAGTTAAATTAGTCTCCTTTAGGGCTTTGGGTCACTCACTCACTCATATTTGCCTGTGGAGAATGTAGACCTCTAGACCTGTAGCTGAGGTTAGTGCAGAAATGGAGACTGGCCTTAAAATTGATTGATTGTCTTCCTGAAGGCTGATGCATAACTCAGTTAGTGAACAGTTGAAAAACAGGGTGTCTTAAACACTGCTTGCTGCTTCTGCTTGTCTTGCTTACCGCTCAGTTTCCACTAAACTGAGGCTTCTCTGGTATTGGAACTCTCTGGGGCAACTTTTGtacaagtttttcttttctgattttctgtcaAATTCTGTTTCCCAGCAAGTGAGGCTTCTTAATAGTGCTAACTTCTGACTAGTAGCCACTTTTCCTCTTGAAAGGTTTCTCTAGCTGCATGGATTTTAACTTCTCTTTGGTTCTGCTGTTGATCTAACCATTCCATGCTTTTCACTTTGTCACACAGCATGAGTGTTCCTGGCCTGAATGGTGTCTGAGTGCGTTCCCTTTGCTCTGTTGCAGACCAGCAGGATCCAGTGCTCATGCCCTTGCTGAATTTTGGCTGTGGGATCTTTGCGGGGATCTTGGCCTCTTTGGCAACGCAGCCTGCTGATGTCATCAAAACACACATGCAGCTGTCACCCCAAAAGTACCACAGGACAAGCCAGGCCATTGCCTTTATCTACAAGGTGAGGTGAATCCCTTCTGACATGTGCAACCACATCCTCAGTTGTGATCCCCTTGCTCAAAGCACTGCTTTGATGGGGAAGTCATTGCCTTTTAAAGGAGGTGAACAAGCGTCAGTGCTTCATCTGCTCTTGCAGTTGGACTATTCAGTGTCGGCATTTTCAAGATGATGAAGGAGGTCATGCTGTGGTAGATCAAGACTATAGTGTGCAGTGTGAAATGCTGGTTTCAGATACAAACCAGctacaaaataattatttgctCTTTAGGcatcagaaaagaaataaatgccCAGGTCTTTATTGCAGGAATGGGGTGGAGAAGTAGTCAAAGCCCACCTTTCTCTTCCTGCTGTCAGAAGGGCAGATCTTGGCAGATTGACTCTGTTTCCATATTGAACTCTATTCCTAAGCAGTAATCTGTTTATTTGTGTATGCATTTTTgtgtacctttttttttcaaatcataATGTTTTTTACTTCAATACTTAGAAATCTCAGAATAGCTGAGAGACTTTTGTAAATACAAGCTCTAAAACTAAGACTATTCATTTTCCTGTAGTGTCTCGAAATGATTACAAATGATTACACTCTTGCCTTCTCTTTATTGGACTTGAGTGTGGCTTTCTTCATTTGTTGTCTCCATCCTGGCCTTCCTTTTTCCCACTCACTGCTCTTCCTGCTTTGCTGGGTAGCCCTGCAATAGTGCAGTGCTACAGATTCTTCCTAAACACTGAAAGCTATTTAAGCCTGGGTTTTTCAGAGACTGATCTGGGTCTGAGCTGAAATACATCCTGTGCTCTTCCATGTAATAAATGATGAGAAATTAAAACCCTCTAGGCAGATTGGGATGAATTGCTGTTTATCTCCTGTTGCAGGACTTTGGGCTGGTTGGCTTTTTCCGAGGCGGTGTGCCCCGAGTTCTCAGGCGCACTCTGATGGCAGCAATGGCATGGACGGTGTATGAACAGATGATGGAAAAAATGGGCTTGAAATCCTGACTGAGCTGCATGAGAAAGGACCAGCTTCACTCCTTCTCCCGCTTGTTGTGATCAACTGGCACTGAGAAGTTCCCAGTTCCACAGAGGAATAAGCCTTCCTCAGCCAGGAAGGAAGCCCTTCTGAGAGAGGGGATTTGGCCTTTTGGCAAGTAGAGGAAAGGAAGGATTGGATCTTTGTGTTGTTTGATCAATGCATTCCAGAAGGACTGCACTTGCAGACTGCCATGGGAAATGGTAGGGTTTTCACAGCCTGGTAACTATGCTGAGAAGccccttttaaaaataactctGTGCTCACCACCTTTATGCAATGAGACAGTATTAGAGCAGAAGTGTTTGAGGAGAAAACAGTGATGGCAGAACCTGCCAGCGTGTTCCTTGCAGGCATGGCCAGAAAGGCCACAGTGACCACCGTCTGATAGAGATCCTCCTTCCTCATAATGCTTTATTCTCACAGGGGAGCGCTAGGCCCTGGTGGGAAACTGGATGTGTGTTGTGATGCTTACATTGTGGGCATGGGTGGAAGAGAAATGAAGTGCAGAGGAAAAACTACAAACATGGTCTCTGCCATCACTTTTGTACTGTGATTGATCACAGAGAGAGTAATTGGACCCACCTTGCTGTGTTATGTGTTATTATGTTATTGAGCACCTTAACATTCTTGAAATGTCCTGTCTCTACAGCAGAGTTTGCACAGTAATTAAGAAGCATAAGGCACTTTAGAATTGATTGCTACCAAAGTTCTACTTGTTctctgaaaaaacaaaaaaaaaagctgctggtCTAACTGCAGCAGGAACACTCAAGTGggttttgttggatttttaatgcagttttcaTAGAGACTTGTTTGCTTCTTATTCTTTATTTGTTAATCCCTGATCAACACCCTCAGTTATTATAGTGAACTGGTCCTTAGATATAGCTTTTAGGGCCATGGCTCATAATGCATAAATGTATAATGGAAACAGTTGTAGATACTAGCACTTCAGATTTCCCTTAAAACATTGCTGATTGCATGTGGAGTATGCTttcatttggaaagaaaaggttgCTATTTCTGTAAGCTTTCTCCAAGGTTTGAGTCCTGTGGGTGCTTGGTAGTGACCTTTAATTCCCTTAGGGCTCCACACAGACCCTTCCCATTTTCCTGGCTGATCCTTTTCTCTTATCAGGTAGTCCACGTTCAAGTATGCCCGagtttaaatacatttttcatcCTCTGTGCCTTCTTACTCTTTTGTGCTGTGTTACTCAGACCTCACAGTGTGTGCCAGGTGCAGCCTGATCCCCCCTTCACTTGTGCCTCTGTGATGGGTTGGGTCCCTCGCAGCTCTGTTAGCATAGCCATGAAGCTGGTGTGGAAGTGTGCATCCTGTTCTGTAGTGTGCCTTGCAGAAGACTTAGctttggcttttattttcttaaagatcTAGGGATATTGCAATTTGCTTTAGAACCAGAGCACCTGTCTCTAAACATGAGGATACAACACTGTAGCTGTATGAACAACCAGTGCTACCTACCTGTTATTCATAAATTTTAGAGTGTGTTTTGGACAGTCCCTGCCTGTCCAGGCAACTTCCCGAGTGCAAGAACAGAGGGGATGTGGGTTGTTAAAGATGTTCTTTACCAGATTTCAACTCCAAGAATTCTTGATGACTGATGTAAAAGTTGAGGGAAGTGTAAGAGGACAGAATGGAGGCTTGGAAAGTGCTGCCTGTTTTCAGACTCAGCCCATCTGTGAAGGGAGgctggtgctctgcagtgcaggagTCCCCAAGAATGGTGGTGGAGGGTTCTGTGTGCACATCTATGTGTTAGCAACAGAGCACTGCATCAAATCAGGCACGTAGCACGTTATTTGCTAAGTCCTAAATGTGAACCCCTGttcctttcttttgctgttcCTTCTGCCCTTAGTGACCAGAACTTGTGAGAGTGCATGAAACCATGGTAACTGCACATCCTGCTTGTTTGCTGTCCTGAGCACTACTGACACACAGCTGGAGAACCAAGTCTGGGATTGCTGACCTGGCAGAATAAGGTGGCAATTAGATGAGTTACCTCATTTGTCCTTTATTCCCCTGTGTATGGGATCAAACCAGCATTGTGCTGGGAGCCTGAATTTATTTGGTGCTTTATAAATCTGGCGTGTGAGTTGGATCTGTTGAACATCCTGGGCTGTGGTAGCCAAGGGCTGTGTGTGGGGTCACCTGCAAGGTGCTTCACACATATTTTGTTCCTGGTTTAGCAATGGCAAAGCAATGTGCAACCTGTGCAGACAGAAACTTAAGCTCTTAAAAATGAGGCAGGCAAGCAAAGAATGCGAGGTAAACTGGAATTAAATTAAGTCCTCTTCAGAAACCTGAATTTCAGGAACACTTTGGTGGCTTTTATGTCTCTGTACTCCTGCCTGGTCAAGTAACAAAAGAAGAAGTAGAGAGTTTATTTCCATGCGCTAATGTTTTAAGGTCTACTgtggggttgtttgtttgtttgttttaaatctgGAATCAGGCCTAAAGTAGTGTTAGCTTTTACTTTGGGAAAGTTTCTCCATTCTGCTCTGGTGCTTTGTTATTGGAGTAGAGTGAAAAACTGTATGGTTTTTGGCTTGTGGATTAACCTGGGCTCCTCTGGGTTTAAGAAGTAGAGAATCTAAACTGCACTGTGTTTCATCTACCATGGGTGCTGCAAATCCAAAAGCTTATCTACCTGTGAGTTGGGGAGAATGAATTCTGTGATGCAAGcttgtttgtttctctttgttatttcttttgttGGGTGTCATATATGGGGGAAGGGAAAGCCTGAAGTTCTGCTTCACTCTGTTCTGAAAGCTTTATCACATGGTCAGGCATAGGACTATTTCTCAGCTCTGATCCTTACTGTCCTTCACCCTTTCTCCTCTTCAAAAACATTCTGTTTCTGAAGTGATTTATTGAAGTTTCTCCTTGATAGCTATAGCAAGTCAAGACAATCAAGTGCATCGACTTGAAGTTTAGATGTATTCCCCTTGAGGTTTAATGCTTCTACTTAACAACAAATTGTCACTGTACAGCCTAAAGGTAAAGTAAATCAAATAAAAGATCTGGACAGAGGTGGTTAATCACCTACCTCCATCATGCCAGCAATTCAGCACTAACAATCTTGTCAGATAATCATTTCCAAAGCCATCTTGGCTTGGATTCCGGAGACAGGGGTGTGCTCCCTCTGTGTACTTCAGGATGGCAGTGGGATCCCTCTTGGAATGACCTCTGTTGCTGGCAGTGCACTGTTAGTGATCGTGCATTGTCTCTgcttgcccctgcagctgtggctaAGGACATAGCTGGCTGGCATGTTGAGGCAGGCAGTGTTTAGGTGAGTTGTAAGGACACAAGAGAAATAGTCTGATTATTCATGCTTTAGAAACTTCATGTTTCCACTTCTCCTATGTGAtgatttatttgggttttttctctcaGTCTCTTAAACAGAACTGGAGCTTTGAAACATTGCGTAGCTTTGAGTATTGTGAGTCTATATAGTTTGTgtctatataaaatatttatgtgaaAAGATGTATTATATGTTTCTATTAAAAACTGGTTGCTAAAATTAAGGATATAATCTCTTcagtgtttcttttaaaaaacccaaacagacaAGCCTCAACTGATTAAATGCACAAGGGATTGGAGGGAGTAGAGACTTAAGAATGCAAAAGGAGTTTCCCAAGAGGACAGGACTGTTGCATGCGTTCAGAGCCCATAAAAGGCAAGGAATATTCTCTCTTTCTGTGATGTATAATCTGCATGGGTTGTGCTAGTACAACCTAAATCAACTTTGCTTAAATagaaaaacacagcactggGGAATGTTGCATTTTACACAGCTTCCTCTGCCTGCTTGCTGTGTGTAAAGACAGATGGCTGTTGAATCCCTGTACTACTAGCTGGTGAAATACCTGCCTTCAGGACAGTGGGGTTTTAAGCTCTCTAGGGAAAAACTGTTTTTATCAGTATCCTGCTGATCACGTTTTTGCTACTCAGACAGTCTGATCTCAGCAGGGGACCAGAAATTGTGCCTGGGACACAATTGTGTCCTGCAAGACATAATGCAAGGGAATGCTGGATTCTGGGATCACCTCTTGCTGTCACAGTATGGTCCTGGGATTCAGTAGCAGGCAGGTTGTGCTAAGCAAAACTTTGTTGATACTGAGATGTGCATCTTCCAGATGTGAGGATCCCAAGCCTCTTTACTTGCTTAGATAATACATTCTCACATGGAGCAATTTTCATGGAGGGTTATCTGTGTGTAACAGACCTACCAGACAGTGCTGAGATGCAGCCTTGTGCCAGCTGAGCCTAAATTGCTTGTGCAGGTTCTGGTAGCAAGTTAGGCCTGGGATAGTGCCTGCTCCTGTACACAGAGCTCCCCAgagctctcctgctgccttaAAGAACCACCTCCTGTGTAGTGGGTGTTGCCATCCATGCTGCTGacagctgccccagctgtgagaAGAG from Agelaius phoeniceus isolate bAgePho1 chromosome 1, bAgePho1.hap1, whole genome shotgun sequence includes these protein-coding regions:
- the SLC25A38 gene encoding mitochondrial glycine transporter isoform X1, whose amino-acid sequence is MRGQKRREGSRLRAAAAEGLREPHAPGGAVLRAGWLGVGPRRCPPRSGGAGGAGMPGREAEMHPVLKAFVCGSISGTCSTLLFQPLDLLKTRLQTLQPAVNGSGRAGMVTLLFRVVRTESILGLWKGVSPSFARCIPGVGIYFSTLYMMKQKFLVDRSPTALESVFLGAAARAVSGICMLPVTVVKTRYESGRFGYGSVYGALKSIYQTEGARGMFSGLTATLLRDAPFSGIYLMFYTQTKNLTPQDQQDPVLMPLLNFGCGIFAGILASLATQPADVIKTHMQLSPQKYHRTSQAIAFIYKDFGLVGFFRGGVPRVLRRTLMAAMAWTVYEQMMEKMGLKS
- the SLC25A38 gene encoding mitochondrial glycine transporter isoform X3 — encoded protein: MPPAEVDWIVAKVQMHPVLKAFVCGSISGTCSTLLFQPLDLLKTRLQTLQPAVNGSGRAGMVTLLFRVVRTESILGLWKGVSPSFARCIPGVGIYFSTLYMMKQKFLVDRSPTALESVFLGAAARAVSGICMLPVTVVKTRYESGRFGYGSVYGALKSIYQTEGARGMFSGLTATLLRDAPFSGIYLMFYTQTKNLTPQDQQDPVLMPLLNFGCGIFAGILASLATQPADVIKTHMQLSPQKYHRTSQAIAFIYKDFGLVGFFRGGVPRVLRRTLMAAMAWTVYEQMMEKMGLKS
- the SLC25A38 gene encoding mitochondrial glycine transporter isoform X2, which codes for MLWKASLPLLWAQDVDEQVETLATGMHPVLKAFVCGSISGTCSTLLFQPLDLLKTRLQTLQPAVNGSGRAGMVTLLFRVVRTESILGLWKGVSPSFARCIPGVGIYFSTLYMMKQKFLVDRSPTALESVFLGAAARAVSGICMLPVTVVKTRYESGRFGYGSVYGALKSIYQTEGARGMFSGLTATLLRDAPFSGIYLMFYTQTKNLTPQDQQDPVLMPLLNFGCGIFAGILASLATQPADVIKTHMQLSPQKYHRTSQAIAFIYKDFGLVGFFRGGVPRVLRRTLMAAMAWTVYEQMMEKMGLKS
- the SLC25A38 gene encoding mitochondrial glycine transporter isoform X4 → MHPVLKAFVCGSISGTCSTLLFQPLDLLKTRLQTLQPAVNGSGRAGMVTLLFRVVRTESILGLWKGVSPSFARCIPGVGIYFSTLYMMKQKFLVDRSPTALESVFLGAAARAVSGICMLPVTVVKTRYESGRFGYGSVYGALKSIYQTEGARGMFSGLTATLLRDAPFSGIYLMFYTQTKNLTPQDQQDPVLMPLLNFGCGIFAGILASLATQPADVIKTHMQLSPQKYHRTSQAIAFIYKDFGLVGFFRGGVPRVLRRTLMAAMAWTVYEQMMEKMGLKS